From Streptomyces sp. NBC_00775, one genomic window encodes:
- the mtnA gene encoding S-methyl-5-thioribose-1-phosphate isomerase produces MPQELRAVDWTGNSLALIDQTVLPHRTETVEIRDVDALVDAIQRLVVRGAPAIGAAGAFGVALALLQGEREGWDTGRVRAEVARIREARPTAVNLMVCVDRVMTRFDEGIEAVLAEAAAVQREDVEANRAMGAYGADWLLKRVGVDRPLRLLTHCNTGALATAGWGTALGVIRELHARGQVEVVYADETRPLLQGSRLTAWELVQEGIPHYVQADGAAAGTILRGEVDAAIVGADRIAANGDTANKVGTVGVALACADAGIPFLVAAPTTTVDLSTASGADIHIELRGEDEVLEWSGVRTAPAESRGHNPAFDVTPGRLVTGLVTERGVLTVSAGELPGDHLR; encoded by the coding sequence ATGCCCCAGGAACTGCGAGCGGTCGACTGGACCGGAAACAGCCTCGCGCTCATCGACCAGACCGTGCTGCCGCACCGCACCGAGACCGTCGAAATCCGTGACGTCGACGCGCTGGTGGACGCGATCCAGCGGCTCGTCGTGCGGGGCGCTCCGGCGATCGGGGCGGCGGGGGCGTTCGGCGTGGCGCTGGCTCTGCTCCAGGGCGAGCGGGAGGGCTGGGACACCGGCCGGGTGCGCGCGGAGGTCGCCCGCATCCGCGAGGCACGCCCCACCGCCGTGAACCTGATGGTGTGCGTGGACCGGGTGATGACCCGCTTCGACGAGGGTATCGAGGCGGTTCTCGCGGAGGCCGCGGCCGTGCAGCGCGAGGACGTCGAGGCCAACCGCGCGATGGGGGCGTACGGCGCGGACTGGCTGCTCAAGCGGGTGGGGGTGGACCGGCCGCTGCGGCTGCTGACGCACTGCAACACCGGCGCGCTCGCCACCGCGGGCTGGGGCACGGCCCTCGGTGTCATCCGCGAACTGCATGCGCGCGGCCAGGTCGAGGTCGTGTACGCCGACGAGACGCGACCCCTGCTCCAGGGCTCCCGGCTGACCGCCTGGGAACTGGTCCAGGAGGGCATACCGCACTACGTCCAGGCCGACGGTGCGGCGGCCGGCACCATCCTGCGCGGCGAGGTCGACGCCGCCATCGTCGGCGCCGACCGCATCGCCGCGAACGGCGACACCGCCAACAAGGTCGGCACCGTGGGCGTCGCGCTGGCCTGCGCCGACGCCGGCATACCGTTCCTGGTCGCCGCCCCCACGACGACGGTGGATCTGTCGACGGCCTCGGGCGCCGACATCCACATCGAACTCCGCGGCGAGGACGAGGTGTTGGAGTGGTCCGGGGTCCGCACGGCTCCCGCGGAGTCCCGCGGCCACAACCCGGCGTTCGACGTCACACCGGGGCGCCTGGTGACGGGTCTGGTGACGGAGCGCGGCGTGCTGACGGTGTCGGCGGGGGAGCTGCCGGGGGATCACTTGCGGTAG
- the mtnB gene encoding methylthioribulose 1-phosphate dehydratase: MTADISALDLEEAGTVLAAESARFASFGWMRGTSGNLSVVLSRDPLRLAVTASGHDKGELTPADVVLVDGNGAAVSGGKPSAEAELHARVAALTGAGAVVHVHTVASVAMGRREPGGIVFKDVEMLKGVGQPAHDVEVTLPVITNSQDMLVLGDRLEAARDPRMPAVVVAGHGLYVWGADPRQARHHTEVVEWLLELELTGR, translated from the coding sequence ATGACCGCCGACATCTCAGCCCTGGACCTGGAGGAGGCGGGCACCGTCCTGGCCGCCGAATCGGCCCGCTTCGCCTCCTTCGGCTGGATGCGCGGCACGTCCGGCAATCTGTCGGTGGTCCTGTCCCGGGATCCGCTGCGCCTCGCGGTCACGGCGAGCGGGCACGACAAGGGTGAACTGACGCCCGCGGACGTGGTGTTGGTCGACGGGAACGGCGCCGCCGTCTCGGGCGGCAAGCCGTCCGCCGAGGCCGAGCTGCACGCGCGCGTCGCCGCGCTCACCGGTGCGGGTGCCGTCGTCCACGTCCACACGGTCGCGTCCGTGGCCATGGGCCGACGCGAACCGGGCGGCATCGTCTTCAAGGACGTGGAGATGCTCAAGGGCGTCGGCCAGCCCGCCCACGACGTCGAGGTCACCCTCCCTGTCATCACCAACAGCCAGGACATGTTGGTCCTCGGCGACCGCCTGGAGGCGGCGCGCGACCCGCGCATGCCCGCGGTGGTCGTCGCGGGCCACGGGCTGTACGTGTGGGGTGCGGATCCGCGTCAGGCGCGGCACCACACCGAAGTGGTCGAGTGGCTGCTGGAGTTGGAGCTGACGGGACGCTGA